In Parus major isolate Abel chromosome 3, Parus_major1.1, whole genome shotgun sequence, the following are encoded in one genomic region:
- the TCF21 gene encoding transcription factor 21: MSTGSLSDVEDLQEVEMLECDGLKMDTNKEFGASTESNEEGSNGENGSPQKGRGASGKRKKAPPKKSPLNGVSQEGKQVQRNAANARERARMRVLSKAFSRLKTTLPWVPPDTKLSKLDTLRLASSYIAHLRQILANDKYENGYIHPVNLTWPFMVAGKPESDLKEVVNTNRLCGPTAS; the protein is encoded by the exons ATGTCCACTGGGTCCCTCAGTGATGTGGAAGATCTGCAGGAGGTGGAGATGCTGGAGTGCGATGGCCTGAAAATGGATACTAACAAAGAGTTTGGGGCGTCCACCGAGAGCAACGAGGAGGGATCCAATGGCGAGAATGGCTCCCCTCAGAAGGGGAGAGGGGCCTCgggcaagaggaaaaaagctccCCCCAAGAAGAGCCCTTTAAATGGAGTGAGCCAGGAGGGAAAGCAGGTACAGAGAAATGCTGCCAACGCCAGGGAGAGGGCAAGGATGAGGGTCCTTAGcaaagccttctccaggcttAAGACCACCCTACCCTGGGTGCCCCCAGACACCAAACTTTCCAAACTGGACACCTTGAGGTTGGCCTCCAGCTACATTGCTCACCTGAGGCAGATCCTGGCCAATGACAAGTACGAGAACGGCTACATCCACCCAGTCAACTTG ACTTGGCCTTTTATGGTAGCCGGCAAACCCGAGAGTGACCTGAAAGAAGTGGTGAACACAAACCGCTTGTGCGGCCCGACGGCATCCTGA